One stretch of Cervus canadensis isolate Bull #8, Minnesota chromosome 5, ASM1932006v1, whole genome shotgun sequence DNA includes these proteins:
- the MAPRE3 gene encoding microtubule-associated protein RP/EB family member 3 isoform X1: MAVNVYSTSVTSENLSRHDMLAWVNDSLHLNYTKIEQLCSGAAYCQFMDMLFPGCVHLRKVKFQAKLEHEYIHNFKVLQAAFKKMGVDKIIPVEKLVKGKFQDNFEFIQWFKKFFDANYDGKDYNPLLARQGQDVAPPPNPGDQIFNKSKKLIGTAVPQRTSPTGPKNMQTSGRLSNVAPPCILRKNPPSARNGGHETDAQILELNQQLLDLKLTVDGLEKERDFYFSKLRDIELICQEHESENSPVISGIIGILYATEEGFAPPEDDEIEEHQQEDQDEY; this comes from the exons ATGGCCGTCAATGTGTACTCCACATCCGTGACCAGTGAGAATCTGAGTCGCCATGATATGCTTGCGTGGGTCAACGACTCCCTGCACCTCAACTATACCAAGATAGAACAGCTCTGCTCAG GGGCAGCCTACTGCCAGTTCATGGACATGCTCTTCCCTGGCTGTGTGCACTTGAGGAAGGTGAAGTTCCAGGCCAAGCTAGAGCACGAATACATCCACAACTTCAAGGTGCTGCAAGCAGCTTTCAAGAAGATGGGTGTCGACAAA ATCATTCCTGTAGAGAAATTAGTGAAAggaaaattccaagataattttgagtttattcagTGGTTTAAGAAATTCTTTGACGCAAACTATGATGGAAAGGATTACAACCCTCTGCTGGCGCGGCAGGGCCAGGACGTAGCACCACCTCCTAACCCAGGTGATCAGATCTTCAACAAATCCAAGAAACTCATTGGCACAGCAG TTCCACAGAGGACATCCCCCACAGGCCCCAAAAATATGCAGACCTCCGGCCGGCTGAGCAACGTGGCTCCCCCCTGTATCCTCCGGAAGAATCCTCCATCAGCCCGAAATGGTGGCCACGAGACCGATGCCCAGATTCTTGAGCTCAACCAGCAA CTACTGGATTTGAAGCTAACGGTGGATGGACTGGAGAAGGAACGTGACTTCTACTTCAGCAAACTTCGAGACATTGAGCTCATCTGCCAGGAACACGAAAGTGAGAACAGCCCCGTCATCTCGGGCATCATTGGCATCCTCTATGCCACCGAG GAAGGATTTGCACCCCCTGAGGACGATGAGATTGAGGAACATCAACAGGAAGACCAGGACGAGTACTGA
- the MAPRE3 gene encoding microtubule-associated protein RP/EB family member 3 isoform X2 produces MAVNVYSTSVTSENLSRHDMLAWVNDSLHLNYTKIEQLCSGAAYCQFMDMLFPGCVHLRKVKFQAKLEHEYIHNFKVLQAAFKKMGVDKIIPVEKLVKGKFQDNFEFIQWFKKFFDANYDGKDYNPLLARQGQDVAPPPNPVPQRTSPTGPKNMQTSGRLSNVAPPCILRKNPPSARNGGHETDAQILELNQQLLDLKLTVDGLEKERDFYFSKLRDIELICQEHESENSPVISGIIGILYATEEGFAPPEDDEIEEHQQEDQDEY; encoded by the exons ATGGCCGTCAATGTGTACTCCACATCCGTGACCAGTGAGAATCTGAGTCGCCATGATATGCTTGCGTGGGTCAACGACTCCCTGCACCTCAACTATACCAAGATAGAACAGCTCTGCTCAG GGGCAGCCTACTGCCAGTTCATGGACATGCTCTTCCCTGGCTGTGTGCACTTGAGGAAGGTGAAGTTCCAGGCCAAGCTAGAGCACGAATACATCCACAACTTCAAGGTGCTGCAAGCAGCTTTCAAGAAGATGGGTGTCGACAAA ATCATTCCTGTAGAGAAATTAGTGAAAggaaaattccaagataattttgagtttattcagTGGTTTAAGAAATTCTTTGACGCAAACTATGATGGAAAGGATTACAACCCTCTGCTGGCGCGGCAGGGCCAGGACGTAGCACCACCTCCTAACCCAG TTCCACAGAGGACATCCCCCACAGGCCCCAAAAATATGCAGACCTCCGGCCGGCTGAGCAACGTGGCTCCCCCCTGTATCCTCCGGAAGAATCCTCCATCAGCCCGAAATGGTGGCCACGAGACCGATGCCCAGATTCTTGAGCTCAACCAGCAA CTACTGGATTTGAAGCTAACGGTGGATGGACTGGAGAAGGAACGTGACTTCTACTTCAGCAAACTTCGAGACATTGAGCTCATCTGCCAGGAACACGAAAGTGAGAACAGCCCCGTCATCTCGGGCATCATTGGCATCCTCTATGCCACCGAG GAAGGATTTGCACCCCCTGAGGACGATGAGATTGAGGAACATCAACAGGAAGACCAGGACGAGTACTGA